One window of Hydractinia symbiolongicarpus strain clone_291-10 chromosome 3, HSymV2.1, whole genome shotgun sequence genomic DNA carries:
- the LOC130636151 gene encoding zinc finger protein 37-like — MKKDMADGEALKLPKPLPGSDFLTFQADRRWDLLGFVKSDEIEEIRSCNVGQDGHRYYLIHWKDSWKPESSLIYCEKLLQDFWSKKSLISQEKDTQAKHHDKNKIRISTLTSPAEANQNDTSSQNNTTVATGSHLIGNEPEGVSGKQKQSVDNKLDDSDIEEDVNFIMQGEEREAFANDKDSPNTFIASTEATNEKEAETEPNAATAVTQEVVKAVVPEDDPDIVVEGSMKKNVSVEHSVDSPSKKGAPKRKARPPRQSVHSFEVKSTLVRKKDKIKKAKEKLRKIKEKGKEPKISKIISTVIDPDIVAPAEIVQEGTVNNEDIADKINGNSSNLKCMVCDKLLSSEQNLMKHLLTHNNNHTCTICMTTFKSTHFLKHHMDKHNSSYQYSCPVCDKKFKFKNNMRGHLRKHNMEKKFECEICQKKFIGRYNLKEHMKAHSDNRPYECDFCKKAYKDRGALNKHLLTHQEKKVECEICKRPFTNMAQVKRHMQFHYSWPGDSFKRKSNIGPDGEKLKYNCQFCDKTFNHYSNMNAHVHKKHKEKKIQCTECPKTFAYQYELREHMFIHLGGVSSKFKCQFCEKSFQRSTTLKNHERTTHLGIKRFKCEICNKMFGTKFNMKVHVEKLHSENAEGTESKTRKPRTNRNVQREQDVGNTTMPTTNNHLIQQIPVSVPPIHQHPLLRNISTSDIIRNAISHIPELGYFQPLQPHARGYQFYGMPTSDFNVT; from the exons GATGGCCATAGATACTACTTGATACATTGGAAAGATTCATGGAAGCCTGAAAGTTCTTTAATATACtgtgaaaagttattacaaGATTTCTGGTCCAAAAAATCTTTGATATCGCAAGAGAAAGACACACAGGCAAAGCATcacgataaaaataaaattcgaaTATCCACGCTAACCAGCCCTGCAGAAGCGAACCAGAACGACACATCGAGTCAAAATAATACCACTGTTGCAACAGGTTCTCATTTGATTGGTAACGAACCAGAAGGG GTTAGTGGCAAACAAAAGCAAAGTGTTGATAACAAACTCGATGATTCCGATATCGAAGAAGATGTCAACTTTATAATGCAAGGAGAGGAACGCGAAGCATTTGCAAATGATAAAGATTCTCCCAACACTTTCATTGCATCAACAGAAGCAACGAATGAAAAGGAAGCTGAAACCGAACCCAATGCTGCTACTGCCGTCACGCAAGAAGTCGTCAAAGCAGTAGTACCAGAGGACGACCCAGACATTGTTGTAGAAGgctcaatgaaaaaaaatgtgagTGTCGAACATTCTGTTGATTCTCCTTCAAAAAAAGGTGCACCAAAACGCAAAGCTAGGCCTCCACGACAGAGTGTGCACTCCTTTGAAGTCAAGTCAACTCTTGTgagaaaaaaagacaaaatcaaaaaagcaaaagaGAAGTTAAGGAAGATAAAGGAAAAGGGAAAAG AGCCGAAAATTTCGAAAATCATATCGACTGTTATCGATCCCGACATCGTAGCTCCTGCAGAGATCGTGCAAGAAGGTACTGTCAACAACGAGGATATTGCAGATAAAATAAATGGAAATTCCAGCAATTTAAAATGTATGGTGTGCGACAAACTTCTGTCGTCCGAACAAAACTTGATGAAGCATCTGTTGACGCACAACAACAACCACACTTGCACAATCTGCATGACCACCTTTAAAAGCACCCACTTCTTGAAGCACCACATGGACAAACATAATTCGTCATACCAATACTCGTGTCCCGTTTGCGACAAGAAGTTCAAGTTCAAAAATAACATGCGCGGCCATCTGCGCAAACACAACATGGAGAAAAAGTTCGAGTGTGAAATATGCCAAAAGAAATTTATAGGAAG ATACAACCTGAAGGAGCACATGAAAGCTCATAGCGACAACCGCCCATACGAATGTGACTTTTGTAAAAAGGCGTACAAAGATCGtggcgcgctgaataaacattTGTTAACACACCAAGAGAAAAAAGTGGAGTGTGAGATTTGTAAGCGACCATTTACAAACATGGCGCAGGTGAAAAGACACATGCAGTTTCATTATAGCTGGCCTGGAGATAGTTTTAAACGGAAAAGTAATATAGGACCAGATGgagaaaaacttaaatataattGTCAATTTTGCGACAAAACTTTTAATCATTACTCAAATATGAACGCCCACGTGCACAAGAAgcacaaagaaaagaaaatacaatGCACGGAATGCCCGAAAACATTTGCCTACCAGTACGAACTAAGAGAACATATGTTCATCCACCTAGGAGGAGTGAGTTCGAAGTTTAAATGCCAGTTCTGTGAGAAGTCGTTTCAGCGCTCGACTACTTTAAAAAACCACGAACGTACAACACATTTGGGAATAAAACGCTTTAAGTGCGAAATATGCAATAAAATGTTCGGAACTAAATTCAACATGAAGGTACACGTAGAGAAGTTGCACAGTGAGAACGCGGAGGGCACAGAAAGCAAAACGCGCAAGCCGAGAACAAACCGCAACGTACAGCGCGAACAAGATGTCGGAAACACTACCATGCCAACCACCAATAACCATTTAATTCAGCAAATTCCTGTTTCGGTTCCGCCCATACACCAACATCCACTACTGCGAAACATTAGCACCAGCGATATTATAAGAAATGCTATATCGCATATACCCGAGCTAGGTTACTTTCAGCCTTTGCAGCCACATGCCAGAgggtatcaattttacggtatgCCAACTTCAGATTTCAACGTAACTTGA